In a single window of the Campylobacter concisus genome:
- a CDS encoding tetratricopeptide repeat protein — protein MKNLLFALFAALNLFASEPGLSPLLAADTLEKLKKCKNPDLNATKECVQAGIVAANLKQDYGAAEGLFSLACAKGDGEGCFYLGELYKNNLVKAADKSERETKISAYYKASCVLYEYLPGCLALANFMQEELSDEVQSFAINNTLCNKKYAPGCYNVGWMIERTGGDIGEMMEYYERSCKLGYVGGCARAAWLYEGNFNENRYEQVKKDAKKAKQMRKKACELGDKQSC, from the coding sequence ATGAAAAATTTATTATTTGCGCTATTTGCGGCGTTAAATTTATTCGCTAGCGAGCCTGGCCTTTCGCCATTGCTAGCCGCAGATACGCTAGAAAAGCTCAAAAAATGCAAAAACCCCGATCTAAACGCTACCAAAGAGTGCGTGCAAGCGGGCATAGTAGCGGCTAACTTAAAGCAAGACTACGGCGCGGCGGAGGGGCTATTTAGCCTAGCTTGCGCCAAAGGAGACGGCGAGGGCTGCTTTTATCTAGGCGAACTTTATAAAAATAATCTAGTAAAAGCCGCAGACAAGAGCGAGCGCGAGACTAAGATTAGCGCGTATTACAAGGCTAGCTGCGTCCTTTACGAGTATTTGCCGGGTTGCTTGGCGCTAGCAAATTTTATGCAAGAAGAGCTGAGCGACGAGGTGCAGTCGTTTGCGATAAACAATACCCTATGCAACAAAAAATACGCTCCCGGATGCTACAACGTGGGTTGGATGATAGAGCGAACGGGAGGCGATATTGGCGAGATGATGGAGTATTACGAGCGCTCGTGTAAGCTAGGCTACGTAGGCGGCTGCGCGAGAGCGGCGTGGCTGTATGAGGGAAATTTCAACGAAAACAGATACGAGCAAGTAAAAAAAGACGCGAAAAAGGCAAAGCAAATGCGAAAAAAGGCGTGCGAGCTAGGCGATAAGCAAAGCTGTTAA
- a CDS encoding flagellar hook protein FlgE has product MMRGFYNGISGIKTQSFGMDVWANNISNINNVGFKASIPEFKNLINQHMASAGSGPTNNQVGLGATKQTTALKMTNGSFQNTDNNFDLAIGGKGFFGVVDKNGRNYYTRTGSFDIDGAGNLVDNKGNLLLGTLTSFTPVTPSANALRKYGQTKGTTQAFTAKEEDLKLGDTGSQKGINLPHFLYMPAKQTKNINLKGNLDSSLITDKRTTAIDAANFNYTLDNTNKTISLNGQIPLSQTNFGAKAGDSVVVKVKDGDGKFSEFSTTLESDGSWHINNKSLKFMNFASLDVKAEVTSLVEVANKEKLSSEIYNSDGTKSLVTINFTKQIPQGDNQTIWNATATITDANGVVQNTAMGTLTFDGSGRLITNTLTSVGNMALNFLGDGDSNVYNGITSSANSKKDFVIKADGYAEGNLTKYSVDDRGNIMANFDNSRSLIVAKVALYHFQNDQGVSKVGDNLYEATPNSGEAFFYKNKAGETIYGSQILANKLEMSNVDLGQALSEVIVTQKAYEASAKSITTSDEMIQTAIQMKK; this is encoded by the coding sequence ATGATGAGAGGTTTTTACAACGGAATTAGTGGCATTAAAACACAAAGCTTTGGCATGGATGTTTGGGCAAATAATATTTCAAATATCAACAACGTAGGTTTTAAAGCTTCAATCCCTGAGTTTAAAAATTTAATCAATCAACATATGGCTTCTGCTGGAAGTGGTCCAACTAACAATCAAGTAGGTCTTGGAGCTACAAAACAAACGACAGCTTTAAAGATGACAAATGGTAGTTTTCAAAATACTGATAATAACTTTGACCTAGCCATAGGTGGTAAAGGCTTTTTTGGTGTCGTTGATAAAAATGGTAGAAACTACTACACAAGAACAGGTAGCTTCGATATAGATGGGGCTGGAAATTTAGTAGATAATAAAGGCAACTTGCTTCTTGGTACGTTAACAAGTTTTACTCCAGTCACTCCAAGTGCTAATGCTCTTAGAAAATATGGTCAAACAAAAGGCACCACGCAAGCATTTACTGCAAAAGAAGAGGATCTAAAACTAGGCGATACTGGCTCACAAAAAGGTATAAATTTACCTCATTTTTTATATATGCCAGCCAAGCAGACAAAAAATATAAATTTAAAAGGCAACCTAGACTCAAGCCTTATAACAGATAAACGAACAACAGCCATTGATGCGGCAAATTTTAATTATACACTTGATAATACAAACAAAACTATCTCACTAAATGGGCAAATCCCACTAAGTCAGACGAACTTTGGTGCAAAAGCAGGCGATAGCGTAGTGGTAAAAGTAAAAGACGGCGATGGTAAATTTAGTGAGTTTTCAACCACGCTAGAGAGTGATGGCAGCTGGCATATAAACAATAAAAGCCTAAAATTTATGAATTTTGCTAGCTTAGATGTAAAAGCCGAAGTTACATCACTAGTTGAAGTAGCTAATAAAGAAAAACTAAGCTCAGAGATATATAACAGTGATGGTACAAAGAGCTTAGTAACTATAAATTTTACAAAACAAATCCCTCAAGGTGACAATCAAACCATTTGGAATGCTACAGCTACGATAACTGATGCTAATGGTGTTGTACAAAATACAGCTATGGGAACACTTACTTTTGATGGTAGCGGCAGGCTTATTACAAATACATTAACAAGTGTTGGAAACATGGCTTTAAATTTTCTTGGCGATGGAGATTCAAACGTCTATAATGGCATAACAAGCTCGGCCAATTCAAAAAAAGACTTTGTCATAAAAGCAGATGGCTACGCCGAAGGAAATCTCACAAAATATAGCGTCGATGACCGTGGAAATATTATGGCAAATTTTGACAATTCTCGTTCACTTATCGTAGCAAAAGTTGCACTTTATCACTTCCAAAACGACCAAGGCGTATCAAAAGTTGGTGATAATCTCTATGAAGCAACTCCAAATTCAGGTGAAGCATTTTTTTATAAAAATAAAGCTGGTGAGACTATTTATGGCTCACAAATTCTTGCAAATAAACTTGAAATGAGTAATGTCGATCTTGGTCAAGCGCTAAGTGAGGTTATAGTCACACAAAAGGCTTATGAGGCTAGTGCAAAAAGTATCACAACAAGTGATGAAATGATCCAGACTGCTATTCAGATGAAGAAATAA
- a CDS encoding flagellar hook-length control protein FliK produces MQAYTAKNNVDLLAPAATKKPAAAKKSQNNGEFLSMVLDAAASKANSGQKITEKDVKEIVKTVTTQKETLQKAQSESAAKISTALEENLDENTKNELYENANFMQLLQVLEILNGNEKVSKFPNFSDKIANFLSVSENVEELSNVKSVSDLINLAKKFDLGLENIEISNEDVPKLNEMFKNLGKKEFFTPIKTEEKPFYLKELKNEVEQTIIKNESKEVVKLDTLLKEVVINPTNEVKNLVKEEPKKLDSEVKLDDELVDVEPEEQPKEPKAKVNLHEQKAQKAPTLESLLFPEREQMTKSEPIEETFSSDNKSELNQMVKDIANSAKHQLQTKAEIKETLSNFSSTLKEQVQNYKAPITRFNITLNPLNLGEVEITMVNRGNNLHVNFNSTTATMNLFLQNQAEFKNSLVNMGFTELEMNFSDQNQRQDKKEQAKNKYSSNQSDESENTQAEQSLLELVIPRYI; encoded by the coding sequence ATGCAAGCTTATACAGCGAAAAACAACGTAGATTTGTTAGCTCCTGCGGCTACTAAAAAGCCTGCGGCTGCGAAGAAGTCTCAAAACAACGGCGAGTTTTTGTCGATGGTTTTGGATGCGGCTGCGAGCAAGGCAAATAGCGGCCAAAAAATCACTGAAAAAGATGTCAAAGAGATAGTAAAAACGGTTACCACTCAAAAAGAGACACTGCAAAAAGCACAAAGCGAAAGTGCGGCAAAAATTTCAACTGCACTTGAAGAAAATTTAGACGAAAATACAAAAAACGAGCTCTATGAAAATGCAAATTTCATGCAGCTTTTGCAAGTTTTAGAAATTCTAAATGGCAATGAAAAAGTAAGCAAATTTCCAAATTTTAGCGACAAAATAGCGAATTTCTTAAGTGTGTCTGAAAACGTCGAAGAGCTTAGTAATGTTAAGAGCGTTAGTGACCTTATCAATCTTGCTAAGAAATTTGACCTTGGCCTTGAAAATATAGAAATTTCAAATGAGGATGTGCCAAAACTAAATGAGATGTTTAAAAATTTGGGCAAGAAAGAATTTTTCACGCCGATAAAAACCGAGGAGAAGCCTTTTTACCTAAAAGAGCTAAAAAACGAGGTCGAGCAAACTATCATAAAAAATGAATCAAAAGAGGTCGTAAAGCTTGATACATTGCTAAAAGAGGTTGTGATAAATCCAACTAATGAAGTTAAAAATTTAGTAAAAGAAGAGCCTAAAAAGCTAGATAGTGAAGTAAAGCTTGATGATGAGCTTGTGGATGTTGAACCAGAGGAGCAGCCAAAAGAGCCAAAAGCGAAGGTAAATTTACACGAGCAAAAAGCACAAAAAGCTCCAACTCTTGAGTCGCTACTATTCCCTGAAAGAGAGCAGATGACCAAAAGTGAGCCAATCGAAGAGACTTTTAGCAGTGATAATAAATCAGAACTAAATCAGATGGTAAAAGACATCGCAAATAGCGCTAAACACCAGCTTCAGACAAAGGCTGAGATAAAAGAGACGCTTAGCAACTTCTCTTCTACGCTAAAAGAGCAGGTGCAAAACTACAAAGCTCCGATCACTCGTTTTAACATAACGCTTAATCCTCTAAATTTAGGCGAGGTCGAGATCACGATGGTAAATCGAGGCAACAACTTACATGTAAATTTTAACTCAACCACGGCTACGATGAATCTCTTTTTACAAAATCAAGCCGAGTTTAAAAATAGTCTTGTGAATATGGGATTTACCGAGCTTGAGATGAATTTCTCAGATCAAAATCAAAGACAAGATAAAAAAGAACAAGCAAAGAATAAATATAGCTCAAATCAAAGCGATGAGAGCGAAAACACTCAAGCGGAACAAAGCTTGCTTGAGCTAGTAATACCAAGATATATTTAG
- the proC gene encoding pyrroline-5-carboxylate reductase, whose protein sequence is MKNVKIGFIGGGNMGGAMIEALWRAQSDEADAGRSSAEGERKSSGGSETQRAENLVQTGKNVSQRECEKKTKFEILAYARSKNEALRQRFGVKIAASETDLAREADAVVLATKPASYEAILRLIAPDLAGKILLLLAPGFDIKRARQIVGEGVYIARAMPNIAACIGASAMALCFDAGFSEAKKETVREIIAKIGKIYEIDEAGFAAFTGIAGSLPAYVCAFIEAAADAGVRGGLPRRLCYDAVCAAVEGTARLIQSGKHPAALKDEVCSPAGTTIEGLAALEKGGFRGALMQAVAACIAKARG, encoded by the coding sequence ATGAAAAACGTAAAAATAGGCTTCATTGGCGGCGGAAATATGGGCGGCGCGATGATAGAGGCGCTTTGGCGCGCGCAATCTGACGAAGCGGACGCGGGGCGAAGCTCGGCCGAGGGCGAGCGAAAATCCAGCGGCGGCAGCGAGACGCAAAGGGCGGAAAATTTAGTGCAAACTGGCAAAAACGTAAGCCAGCGCGAATGCGAAAAAAAGACGAAATTTGAAATCCTAGCCTATGCTAGAAGCAAAAACGAGGCTTTGCGGCAGAGATTCGGCGTAAAAATAGCCGCGAGCGAAACGGATCTAGCGCGCGAAGCGGACGCGGTCGTGCTGGCTACTAAGCCCGCTAGCTACGAGGCTATCTTGCGCCTGATCGCGCCCGATCTTGCGGGCAAAATTTTGCTTCTTTTGGCGCCGGGTTTTGACATAAAACGCGCTAGGCAAATCGTAGGCGAGGGCGTTTATATCGCTCGTGCGATGCCAAATATCGCCGCTTGCATTGGCGCATCGGCCATGGCTCTTTGCTTTGACGCTGGATTTAGCGAGGCTAAGAAAGAGACCGTGCGCGAGATAATCGCTAAAATCGGTAAAATTTACGAGATAGACGAGGCTGGGTTTGCCGCATTTACGGGCATCGCGGGAAGCCTGCCCGCGTATGTTTGCGCCTTTATCGAGGCTGCGGCCGATGCGGGCGTGCGGGGCGGACTGCCTAGGCGGCTTTGCTACGACGCCGTCTGTGCGGCCGTGGAAGGGACGGCGCGCCTGATCCAAAGCGGCAAGCACCCGGCCGCGCTAAAAGACGAGGTCTGCTCGCCGGCGGGAACCACGATTGAGGGACTTGCCGCGCTTGAAAAAGGCGGATTTCGCGGCGCTTTGATGCAGGCCGTCGCCGCTTGCATCGCCAAAGCGCGGGGTTAG
- a CDS encoding flagellar basal body rod modification protein, translated as MASVSDITTQTTQQKNAEKKAKAKQDAAAGTGTNPNAQLDKDAFMKLLLTELQYQDPTSPMDTEKMLTQTSQLASLEMQQNTNSAMKELVNQLKSNANAYAISALGKMVSTGSNSVLLTDEQKTVNFALYFKSDLANGKLEIKNANGEVVRSIDIKDLKSGVRRISWDGKDDSGKQLPNGAYTVSVNYTGKDGNSYKTQVGSYPVEAVKFVDGKAMIKIAGEYVPMDKISEFYEG; from the coding sequence ATGGCTTCAGTTTCAGATATAACTACACAAACAACTCAACAAAAAAACGCCGAGAAAAAGGCAAAAGCAAAGCAAGATGCAGCAGCTGGCACAGGAACTAACCCAAATGCGCAGCTAGATAAAGATGCATTTATGAAGCTACTTTTAACAGAGCTTCAGTATCAAGATCCAACAAGCCCTATGGATACTGAAAAAATGCTTACGCAAACTAGCCAACTAGCTTCACTAGAGATGCAACAAAATACAAACTCAGCTATGAAAGAGCTTGTAAATCAATTAAAATCAAATGCAAATGCCTACGCTATCTCAGCCCTTGGAAAAATGGTCTCAACTGGTTCAAACTCAGTTTTACTAACAGATGAGCAAAAAACTGTAAATTTTGCACTTTATTTTAAATCAGATCTTGCAAATGGTAAGCTTGAAATTAAAAATGCAAATGGAGAGGTCGTTCGTTCAATCGATATAAAAGATCTAAAATCAGGAGTCCGCAGAATATCTTGGGATGGCAAAGATGATTCTGGAAAACAATTACCAAATGGTGCATATACAGTCTCTGTTAATTACACTGGAAAAGATGGTAATTCATACAAGACTCAAGTAGGTAGCTATCCGGTTGAGGCAGTAAAATTTGTAGACGGCAAAGCTATGATAAAAATCGCAGGCGAATATGTCCCAATGGATAAAATATCTGAATTTTACGAAGGATAA
- the typA gene encoding translational GTPase TypA — protein sequence MEKIRNIAVIAHVDHGKTTMVDELLKQSGTFNEHQSVGERVMDSNDIERERGITILSKNTAIRYKDTKINIIDTPGHADFGGEVERVLKMVDGVLLLVDAQEGVMPQTKFVVKKALSLGLRPIVVVNKIDKPAGDPDRVINEIFDLFVALDANDEQLEFPVVYAAAKNGYAKLKLSDENKDMQPLFETILAHVPAPSGSDENPLQLQVFTLDYDNYVGKIGIARIFNGKIAKNQNVMLAKADGTKTTGRISKLIGFMGLDRIDINEAGTGDIVAIAGFDALDVGDSVVDPNNPHPLDPLHIEEPTLSVVFSVNDGPLAGTEGKHVTSNKIDERLANEMKTNIAMKYENIGEGKFKVSGRGELQITILAENMRREGYEFLLGRPEVIVKEINGVKCEPYELLVIDAPDDTTGTVIEKLGKRKAEMVSMNPTGDGQTRIEFEIPARGLIGFRSQFLTDTKGEGVMNHSFLEFRPLSGTVEHRTNGALVSMENGVTLAYSLFNLQDRGVLFLDPQAKVYVGMIIGEHSRPNDLDVNPIKGKNLTNVRASGSDDAIKLVPPRKLSLERALEWIEDDELVEVTPINIRVRKRYLDPTERKRKAKL from the coding sequence TTGGAAAAGATACGAAATATAGCCGTTATCGCACACGTCGACCACGGTAAAACAACAATGGTTGATGAGCTTTTGAAACAGTCAGGAACATTTAACGAACATCAAAGCGTTGGCGAACGTGTCATGGATAGCAACGACATCGAAAGAGAACGTGGCATCACGATCCTTTCTAAAAATACTGCTATTCGTTACAAAGATACAAAGATCAACATCATCGACACCCCAGGCCACGCCGACTTTGGTGGTGAGGTTGAGCGCGTTCTTAAGATGGTTGATGGCGTTTTGTTGCTTGTCGATGCACAAGAAGGCGTTATGCCACAGACTAAATTCGTCGTCAAAAAGGCACTCTCACTAGGACTTCGCCCAATCGTTGTCGTAAATAAGATCGATAAGCCAGCAGGCGATCCAGACCGCGTTATAAATGAAATTTTTGACCTTTTTGTCGCACTTGATGCAAATGACGAGCAGCTAGAATTTCCAGTAGTTTATGCTGCTGCTAAAAATGGCTACGCAAAGCTAAAACTAAGCGATGAAAACAAAGATATGCAGCCACTTTTTGAGACTATCCTAGCTCACGTACCAGCTCCAAGTGGTAGCGACGAGAACCCACTTCAGCTTCAAGTTTTCACGCTTGATTATGACAACTATGTCGGCAAGATCGGCATTGCAAGGATTTTTAACGGCAAGATAGCTAAAAACCAAAATGTCATGCTCGCAAAGGCTGATGGCACAAAGACAACTGGTAGAATTTCAAAACTCATCGGCTTTATGGGACTTGATAGGATCGATATAAACGAGGCTGGCACTGGCGACATCGTAGCGATCGCTGGCTTTGACGCGCTTGACGTTGGCGATAGTGTCGTTGATCCAAACAACCCTCATCCGCTTGATCCTCTTCATATCGAAGAGCCAACACTTAGCGTTGTATTTTCTGTAAATGATGGCCCATTAGCAGGTACTGAGGGCAAACACGTTACATCAAATAAGATCGATGAGCGCCTTGCAAACGAGATGAAGACAAATATCGCGATGAAATACGAAAATATCGGCGAGGGCAAATTTAAAGTAAGTGGCCGTGGTGAGCTTCAGATCACCATTTTGGCTGAAAATATGCGCCGCGAGGGCTATGAGTTTTTACTTGGCAGACCTGAGGTCATCGTAAAAGAGATAAACGGTGTAAAATGCGAACCATACGAGCTTTTGGTTATCGATGCACCTGATGATACGACAGGCACAGTCATAGAAAAACTTGGCAAAAGAAAAGCGGAAATGGTCTCTATGAACCCAACAGGTGATGGCCAAACAAGGATCGAATTTGAGATACCAGCGCGCGGCCTTATCGGCTTTAGAAGCCAGTTTTTAACTGACACAAAGGGCGAGGGCGTTATGAACCACAGCTTTTTGGAGTTTAGACCACTTAGTGGAACAGTGGAGCATAGAACAAACGGCGCACTAGTTTCTATGGAAAACGGCGTAACGCTTGCCTATTCGCTATTTAACTTGCAAGATCGTGGCGTGCTATTTCTTGATCCACAAGCAAAAGTCTATGTGGGTATGATCATCGGTGAGCATAGCCGTCCAAACGACCTTGACGTAAATCCTATCAAGGGTAAAAACCTAACAAACGTGCGTGCTAGCGGTAGCGACGATGCGATCAAGCTTGTGCCACCTAGAAAGCTAAGCCTTGAGCGCGCGCTAGAGTGGATAGAAGATGACGAGTTAGTCGAGGTTACACCTATAAATATCCGCGTTCGCAAGCGCTATTTAGACCCAACAGAGCGCAAAAGAAAAGCAAAACTCTAA
- the queF gene encoding preQ(1) synthase, whose protein sequence is MSEEMKYGEKILKEFDVESDLEVWENKQTRDYVIKITLPEFCCLCPRSGYPDFATIYLEYIPNKLVVELKAIKLYINSFMNRNISHEDSINEIYSVLEKKLEPKFMKIVGDFNPRGNVHTVIEISSDLVVKKPAEEKEFTPRSRERSFSDKPRERRSTSDRGSSRGSRDDKFKKDDKPRRSSNKEGFRKISYADDKKPKVVKKDK, encoded by the coding sequence ATGAGCGAAGAGATGAAATATGGCGAGAAAATTTTAAAAGAATTTGACGTAGAGAGTGACCTTGAGGTCTGGGAAAATAAGCAAACAAGGGACTATGTCATAAAGATCACTCTGCCTGAATTTTGCTGCCTTTGCCCTCGCTCTGGTTATCCTGACTTTGCGACGATCTATCTTGAGTACATACCAAATAAGCTAGTTGTTGAGCTAAAAGCGATAAAGCTTTATATAAATAGCTTTATGAACCGCAACATCAGCCACGAAGATAGTATAAATGAAATTTACTCTGTTTTAGAGAAAAAACTTGAGCCAAAATTTATGAAGATAGTTGGTGACTTTAACCCACGTGGAAATGTTCATACAGTTATTGAGATCAGCTCTGATCTAGTCGTAAAAAAGCCAGCTGAGGAGAAAGAATTTACTCCAAGAAGTAGGGAGAGAAGTTTTAGTGATAAGCCACGTGAGAGACGAAGTACAAGTGATCGTGGCAGCAGCAGGGGCAGCAGAGATGATAAATTTAAAAAAGATGACAAACCAAGAAGAAGCTCAAATAAAGAGGGATTTAGAAAGATAAGCTATGCCGATGATAAGAAGCCAAAAGTAGTCAAAAAGGATAAATAA
- a CDS encoding HD domain-containing protein — protein MISAKLIEHIFKAASISRWNDYPKMANLVELDKQAHKFIIAYFIAKQEQDADMNYIIEAGIFEFLSRVVVTDIRPDVFHHIQKTKKEQINSWVLSNLEGLISEIEDGKFLERFKNHFKNDKKHEKERLILKAASYLATRWEFSIVYQTSQFLSDIDELKAKVEEEMEDYYELIGVRKIAMNQKLARLVDLSGRLRFQKRWAQTPRIPETAVLGHMLVVAILSYFYSLKAKACKKRLENNFFCALFHDLPESLTRDIISPVKYGVKGLNEIISEYEMRLIDERILPFVPEKIKDEFSYILGIRKDGEKFIKDEFENRTYERKIICHEGTMENVNEDKFNPIDGKALKYCDKLSAYIEAGISISYGVKSKELTDGFNNMYKFFSEKPKIDGVDFLEICDDFNEHFGLERPPLR, from the coding sequence ATGATAAGTGCTAAGCTTATAGAACATATCTTTAAAGCAGCATCTATATCACGTTGGAACGACTATCCAAAGATGGCAAATTTAGTCGAGCTTGATAAGCAGGCTCATAAATTTATCATCGCTTATTTCATAGCAAAACAAGAGCAAGACGCCGATATGAACTATATCATTGAGGCTGGAATTTTTGAGTTTTTAAGTAGGGTTGTAGTCACTGACATACGACCAGATGTATTTCATCACATACAAAAGACAAAAAAAGAGCAGATAAATAGCTGGGTCTTAAGCAACCTAGAGGGACTGATCTCAGAAATCGAAGATGGCAAATTTTTAGAGAGATTTAAAAACCACTTTAAAAATGATAAAAAGCATGAAAAAGAACGCCTCATCCTAAAAGCAGCTAGCTATCTTGCCACGAGGTGGGAATTTTCTATTGTCTATCAAACGAGCCAGTTTTTAAGCGATATCGACGAGCTTAAGGCGAAGGTTGAGGAGGAGATGGAGGATTATTACGAATTAATAGGCGTTAGAAAGATCGCTATGAACCAAAAATTAGCCCGCCTTGTTGATCTAAGCGGTAGGCTAAGGTTTCAAAAGCGCTGGGCACAAACGCCTCGCATTCCAGAAACTGCAGTCTTAGGGCATATGCTAGTAGTTGCGATACTTAGTTATTTTTACTCACTCAAAGCAAAAGCTTGCAAAAAGCGCCTAGAAAATAACTTCTTTTGTGCACTATTTCACGACCTACCAGAGAGTCTCACAAGGGACATCATAAGCCCTGTAAAGTACGGTGTAAAGGGGCTAAATGAGATCATCAGCGAGTATGAGATGAGGCTTATTGATGAGAGGATTTTGCCATTTGTACCGGAAAAGATCAAAGATGAGTTTAGCTACATCCTTGGCATTAGAAAAGATGGCGAGAAATTTATAAAAGATGAGTTTGAAAATAGGACTTATGAGCGCAAGATCATCTGCCACGAAGGGACGATGGAAAACGTAAATGAGGATAAATTTAACCCAATCGATGGCAAAGCGCTAAAATACTGTGACAAACTCTCAGCCTACATCGAAGCTGGAATTTCTATAAGCTACGGCGTCAAGTCAAAAGAGCTAACTGACGGCTTTAATAATATGTATAAATTTTTTAGCGAAAAACCTAAGATCGATGGAGTGGATTTTTTAGAAATTTGCGATGATTTTAATGAGCATTTTGGTTTAGAAAGACCCCCTCTCAGATAA